In the Glycine max cultivar Williams 82 chromosome 6, Glycine_max_v4.0, whole genome shotgun sequence genome, gaaaatgaaaacaataaattcttGTTTTCAGTGTTTTCAGTTGAGAACAGAAAACTCATTtcggataaaatgaaattgtggtgacaatgaatgtaattttaagcaaatataaaaatacaaaaagacaagaagtcaatatatcataatttttcagtatttttatttcatgaaaaaaaaataagaaatcaaaccaaacatgttttcagaattctaatcttttaaaaatgaaaacagttttcagaaaatgaaaacaggagatgaaaacagaaaatgaaaatgcaaaccaaatacACCCTTACATTCGGCTTCACCATTGTTAACCCAAATTGAGTTATTGTTTGGGTTAAATTGGAGTTTGCATAttgaatttacaaaagcaaatcAAGTCTTATTTCTACAAAATTCAGTTTTTAGACAAAAATTTAATGTACAAATATACTTTTAAGGGTAGCTAAACATATCATCAAACTAAGTTTATTCTCCAAAAATACGTTTAGCATCCCAAAAAACTTTTTTGACCAAATAACCAAACACGCTTTAAATTTGTGAAACTACTCTAACTTAGTtaattactctatttttcttataatgtaccaaaaaaattgtaagaataTTCATATCATTTGCTCTTACCATAAAACTACattagaattaattattaatttaagaatttCATAAACAATTTCCAATAAAATGCTCTTAGGTAACATTGCtactcttttcatttttcattagtatacaaaataaaatcaaaagaagaCAATAATGATTCTAAATCTTTTCTATGatgaaattaataaagttttaaccCAAAGGGTTGACATAAGAGTATAAgattttattacatttatatgaatgataacaatctatttaacaaaaaaaattatattcgaTTCTCATTGTGTGTAAAATTTTATCACAAACTACAAGCAACATTAGTCTCTCACTCATTAGGTTGGGAAACCCTATGTGAtctttaaccaaaaaaaaataacattttatttatgatacatAATTAAGGAATAGTAATATATTTATGGAAGAATACTAATATATTCGTTGCATATAATTGAAGAATAATGAAACTATTTTTTCAGTCAACATTTTTTCATTGAGTCGAATGAATAAATGAGTTGAACTTAAAACTATTTATACCTCGAGTTGCTTGATTTATACATAAAAGAGAAAGGTAACGTTGTATCAAAAcaatatcatataatataataataataaataaataaaaacctctAATTCGTTGACCTTAGAATTCCAATGGCGGCCCCTACGCCAATGGCCCTGGTTACCTTTTCTCTGCCTCCTATCTTCTTTCATCCCTCTGTCTGTGTCCTTCTTTGCAATGTTATAAAGGCAAGAAGATACTAACCTACAACCAAAGCCTGATATGAAGCAAATTAAGCCAAAGGCTGCTCTGAACTCCAAAgacatcacacacacacatatataaatatagtgaatttttttcaaggCCTCCAACACATGATGATGGAAGAGTTTAAGATTCTTTTTGTCTTTCTCATGACTTTGCTACTTGTGCTCAAGGTCACAATCTCGCTCTGGTGGAGACCAAGGAAAATTGAGGGCCATTTCTCCAACCAAGGAATCAGAGGACCCCCTTATCGTTTCTTCATTGGGAATGTGAAAGAACTCGTGGGAATGATGATGAAAGCTTCCGAAAAACCCATGCCTTTCTCTCACAACATTCTCCCAAGAGTGCTTTCTTTCTACCACCACTGGAAGAAAATTTacggtacttttttttttatcatcattctCATTTCTCTTcttaattttctctctctctcacacacacaatcACAATATCCTGATACATTGTCTTCAATCTTGGCATGGTTGTTGCCACTACTAGGAATTCCAAAATGAGCAAAAATGCATTTGGTTTTCATGAAAAAATTTCAGGCCCTTTTGAGCTGTAGTGATGCTTTTGAAAcgatgattttttcttttgctagttttgtGGTTCTTCTCCCAGAATATTGAGACTTTTCAAGGCCTCATTTCCGTAGATAGGGTGCTTCTTATTAAAACCCTTCCTAGCTTTTCCTTTCCAGGGGTTGCTGTTTGTTGCACCCCCTCGTTTCTCtatcaactttttcttttcttcttttccattttttctctGTATTTCTCTCTGTTTTCCTTCTTacctttcttttccattttcttatTTACTCAATAAGGctcagttttaaaaaatttaaccataagTTTATTGTTTTCGGGGACAACACAGAATTGCAATTGCGATCACATTAGCCATATTTGTTAATTTGTCCACAATTTCATGTAATGTGAGGGATTGTCACAATGACAGCCattgcaatttaaaaccttttagtaagactcaattattttttttatgtgaatcatatatttattacGTACTGAGACCCCTGTGCAGTATAATGTCAGTAACACAAAATTAAACAAGCCATTGttcttagttttattttcttataaaaaaaatacctggtTAATTAGTGAACCCTTCTCACTCATACAGTCATAGAGTTTATGATACATAAGTTCAATTTGTTGAATGTGAAGTTGTCATCTGATTTTGCGCTCTTTCCCATGTCTTATTTTTCTTGTGTTGTTATATGGGGAATTGAATTGTGACAATGTAGTTGTATATGTTTGGTAACCGTTTTTAAATTGACTTGTCTTCTTCAATTCCCTCCTCCTGCTTTTTGCCACCTCTCTGTATGTGTCTCTGTGCTGTAGGGTCTACACCGTCCTTTGCATCCTCTGAAACCAATGGTTGTCATGTTTCCCGTCTCCTTTCATCATTTTACAAACTTCTCACTTCCTACATTGAAGAAATGAAAATGTCCCAATTTTTTCttagtatataaaaaataaaaattctcacAGTTAaaattactagttttttttatccgtGAAATCaaagaaatactaaaaaatttataatatttcattCACTATTTTCGACCCATTGAATTAGACCCCATTAATCAGTTActtgtttattttcaaatttacaaATCAATTGcaaaattacataatcatctaattaaattaattgaaatttcattatatttcatAAAGGTGCAACATTCCTTGTATGGTTTGGACCCACTGTTCGAGTCACCATCTCTGATCCAGACCTCATCCGGGAAATCTTCACCTCCAAGTCAGAATTATATGAGAAAAACGAATCTCCCCCACTTGTGAAGCAGCTTGAAGGTGATGGACTCCTTAGCCTCAAAGGAGAAAAATGGGCTCACCACAGAAAAATCATCTCTCCCACCTTTCATATGGAAAACCTCAAAGTAATTAACTACCCTACAGATAGTATATTATTCCTAAAGTCATTCTTTTTATACGAATATACTAtacattatattaaattatcatgtacccatttttttattataatggtGTTAATAAAATAGTGTGCCCAATTGTGTGTATAACTTTCTAGATGTTGATACCGATTATGGCAACAAGCGTGGTTGAGATGTTGGAGAAGTGGAAGGCAATGGCAGAGGAGAAGGGTGAGGTGGAAATCGAAGTTTCGGAGTGTTTTCAAACCTTAACAGAAGATGTCATTACTAGGACAGCGTTTGGGAGCAGCTACGAAGATGGCAAAGCCGTTTTTCGGTTACAAGCCCAACAAATGGTCCTAGCAGCTGATGCCTTCCAGAAAGTGTTCATTCCAGGTTAtaggtaattaattaatcatctatatgtttaattaattagattaaagatgtattattctattataataatttcttattaattattctCTTTTCAGTTGTTATTTTACCAGTACAAAATTTTTATTCACTTTGACTTTTGTTGAtaactaatttcttttattgaaaaaatctaATAGAAAAttcttagtgaaattttttattctaaatatatttttcttatttataaaattcaaaatttatacttttaagaTATTGTTTAAGGATATCAAATTTAGTGCCGTGCCATGTACTAGTtggtgtattaattattttttgaaaaatactaaTGAATCTCTTCCTAACACTAACACTTGTAAAAcatattgataattttcaataagTGAATCATAAAGAGAATATAATTAGACATAAGGTGTGGAAGAGAAAATGTCATTGAcatctttcttattttcttatacTAATAACAATGTTGGATGTCTAATTAATAACAATGTTACACTAATtcaggcttttttttttttttccggctAACTTTAGATTCTTCCCCACGAGGAGGAATATAAATTCTTGGAAACTGGACAAGGAAATCAAGAAATCGTTGGTGAAGATCATCGAACGACGAAGAAAAGAGAATGCGTGtgggaaagaagaaacaaaaaggcCAACGGATTTGCTGGGGCTCATGATTTGGgcttccaacaacaacaacaacaccaccTCCAATGTGAACGTAACGGTGGATGACATAGTGGAAGAGTGCAAAACCTTTTTCTTCGCAGGCAAACACACCACTTCGAATTTGCTAACGTGGACCACGATCCTGCTCGCGATGCATCCGCAGTGGCAGATACGGGCACGTGAGGAGCTCGTGAGTGTGTGCGGTGCACGTCACATCCCCACCAAGGAGGATCTTGCCAAGCTTAAGACAGTAAGcaacttttttccttttaatcttATCATTGGATAAAGAATTTACTTATGACTGATGATCatgcatatttttaaaaaatatttaattttttttgtcattttgatattggtgtaaaatattttctaattttattaaaaattaatcttcatcataaatctaattaatcatttttagtaaaaaaaaattattatattatttttacagaCTCAAAGTAAGATCTTacctaagagatcaaacttagTTATCACTCGAATTAACTAGTTATGGATTTAAGAGGCTTAAATTTAAGACCTTATTTAGTTACACCAAATTTAATTTGACTCTTGACCCTTCAACTACTgtgcataataaaataatcttttaagcaacccatctcttctcttctctctttgttTTGAGTGGGTTTTTCTGGATTCGGACAAAAATCATGTTTAGTCTCTTCGGCCCTTGTTTTCTGTGTTGCTTTCCTCACACAAGGAAACCCAATTGCGGCCCTTTTCGCTTTTCTGTTTCTTATCTCAAGGAAGCATGTAGGGGCAGTGTTATCGCTTCCGTCATACAAATTTTGTTCTCGTTTAACAAACGTTTGTTGCAGAAGTAACAAAAATTGCTTCAAAATTGTCGAATCTTTTTTGGGTCATAGAATTGTCGATTCTTATATCAACTATTTGAAtactatttataattaaatgagagACAAAAAGATGCTTTAAAATTGTCGAATCTTTTCCGGGTCATAAAATTGTCGTAtcttatacatatatttaaatactttCTATAATAAAATGAGAGACGAAAAAATGCTTTAGAATTGCCGTTTCTTTAGTACATATTCCTTTTTCctactatcatttttttttcatgacttACAAGTTTCTATATCAAACTAGTATTTTAACTTACActatacaaaataaatgtttattttttaaataaagtttataataaataaatttacttaatatatgaatcatatttgaatttataatacaaatttaaatttaaattatgatataaggTTACTTATTtataactagttttttttaaaaaaatcattgaaattcaatttaagaaCATAGATagaagattataattaaaagtaatagaCCATTAGGATCGGAAAATCAAGATAGtttgagatttttatttttttacttattgcaAGGTAGAGTGTGAAATGCACCTCAAAGGAGAGAATAGAGACAATATTAATAATGTCTAATTCCTACTCTTCAAATTCTGTATTAAATTAatcatctgtttttttttttctaaatcattattaatattcaaaattttcttatttacattaaatatagtgaaatatttctaaattattattaaaaattcttcattaataaaaacataattttaaatgtcttttaaacctaaaattttaaaatacttaagcataccaatgaaattaatatgtaaTCCATTAACGCCGATCTAGTAGTTGAGGTTTTGGTTAATATGTATGAGTTACAATTTCTAACCTCAAGACCATCAttgtaaaccaaaaaaaaaatgaatattttttttaaatattcttaagtttatatttgatttataaTTGTATATATTGACTACAACATTGAGGCATGCAGCAAAGAGTTATTACTTCgattctgaatttttttttattagaataaaaatatatataattgcttATGATGTATGTCTAAGGTCTtgcattaattcattttttatgtaatgTGCATAATACATGAGATACCACTGGATATACTAACAATAGTTAGCATAAATGATAGCAATCACAGCTCAAATGATTCAGTATTTGAATTCTAATTGATCATGGGATGGATATATATACATTAATCTTGAACAATAACACCTAGATTATATTGCACTGTAATTGTTAGTATATATAGTTCCATTTTCCATTCTGTGATGGTCTGTATCATCTGGTTTTCATTGCATTGTAGCTGAGCATGATCGTGAACGAGTCTCTGAGGCTCTACCCTCCCACAATCGCGACCATTAGAAGAACAAAAGCCGACGTGGAGCTAGGGCCGTACAAGATCCCGTGCGGGACGGAGCTCCTGATCCCCATCCTGGCCGTGCACCACGACCAGGCCACGTGGGGCAGCAACGCGACCGAGTTCAACCCGGGTCGCTTCTCGAACGGCGTGTCCCGCGCCGCGCGCCTCCCTTTCGCCTTCATCCCCTTCGGCCTCGGCGCCCGCACCTGCATCGGCCAGAACCTCGCACTTCTCCAGACCAAACTCACCCTCGCCGTCATGGTTCGAGGTTTCAACTTCAGGCTGGCGCCGACTTATCAACACGCGCCAACGGTTCTCATGCTGCTCTACCCTCAATATGGTGCACCAATCCGTTTCCAACCAATACCCGCACCCACTGTGAATTGTTACTGATTATTATGCTTGCGTGTTTATGTAGATTAAGTGTACATTGGCTTGGGTTAAGGGATCGGAATCCCGCTCTTGGCTTTGCCTTGAGAGTTTAAGGAAAACATAGTAGTATGTATGTATTAGGTTTTATATCGAGAGTTTGCATgagttttttaaaagtttataagaTTGCCAAAAGTTATAGGCATACATGGTTTTTATGTGTCTTCAACTCAATGTGTTAAATAACTACTAAAAAGCCATCATGCTAACGTGACTTTTTCCCCCCACTTTGCTAGTATGAGTTTGGTTTCATGTTGAAGAAATGattatagattttaaaataaattttagatcaATTTTTACATTCTTGATTTTACGTTGCAGGTTTAAGTCAAATCACCATTGATATAATTTCTCCTATTTTTACCTTTCTCGATTGCATAATTGATATCAAAGCAAACACATAATTGaatttaatacaatattttaatataaaatcttaAGGTTGAGATTTATGATGAGACTTCCCCtcacatttatatttaaaaattaaagtttggcTTTAGCAATTGATAACCTTGCTTCACTTGCAATCACAATGCGGTCATAATTcttctaaattttaatattttaactatgcactgcaatttaaaactttgttataaatataatataagaacTTAATTGGATAGATTCATAGATGTGTGGCAAATTAATTTAGTATTGTCACCttcttttgttataaaatttatttagactgtttataaatttttagtgCCCGCCCAAAGAATAATATTTCATTCGatccttttataaaaaaataaataaattagtctATTATTTTGaccctaattataaaaaatataaactcattttaagattattatttgttaaatttattttatagtgAAAGATGTTCATAACTCTTCATGTAAGTGGATGTGTTTATTGATCTATTAACAATACTAGCACATAAATTATGTGAAATGTCATTAAATATTATCACTATTTtctactaattaaattaaataagttatctatttttattgatattgataaattaattatttgtttcgtATAGAAAATATCGGAGGGAGTACTAGTTTGAGCATAAACAATGGTTATGCTTAGGTTCGGTTGTGTTTCATTGAATGTATCAAAAAGTACGGTTTTATTTCAATGAATATTTCAGAAAGGTTATTATTTctggttaattattttaaaattaatttagtatttataaaaaatggatAATTCATTTTGACTTGATCTTTTGACTTGATCTTTTGACTTTGTCTTCGTCTCAAGCAGTTttggaaatattattttttttttcattataaatatcTATGTTTTAGATATTTTCCTAATTGTatcgagagaaaaaaaaacgtttCCCAAAGATTAACTCTtgcatcttttccttttttttatgtgaGTTCCTTAGTTTTTTTCAATAAGAAAAAGTTCCAGTTCTGTTTGTTTCAACTATTGTTGAGATGAGTCTgataaatttcagaaaaattgtGCGTTTTTTTAGTACAATGTGATATCACACGTGCCTCATACAAATTTTGTTGGTCAGTATTTAAGTTCATGGGTTTGTGATAGATAGATAGTTTGTGATTTGAACAGCTACATGTTTTTGACCAAAGATCTTGTATGAGCCCCAAGAGTTAACTATGAAACATGTTACCTTCAACAGTGGAAAATTATTAAGCCGCCACCAAACTCACGTTCATTGAAAAGTTAAAGaagaaagacaaagaaaagTCGAAGGTTGAATTTCTTCCcctaaccaaaaaaaataattaataattaatgattaatatttattgataaaaaaaatattacttctcACACGGTAATGTTATTTGGACTTTGAGATGAGATTGGCTTCACACGATATCAAATACTGAATAGATAGTTAACATTTACCTAGACAGCAACTATCTTGTCTCAATATTCCTTGATTTCTATGTGCATTTGTATTTTGGTAATGCATATTTCACCCTTGATTGTCTTTATTGATACTGTAACCAATTGACTGtcattttctattattaaaacTCATTCTCCTTCCTTGTTTTGTCTCTCTAATCTCTATGGGTATGATTTGTCAATATGTAagaagaataattaattcaatgcCAGGTAATACATACATGATGATCATCCTTGTTAAATGGTAATAATCACAAGTAGTAGAGTGATGATTTACGACCAATAGTAACCTaggatatttatatattttttaagatattggagatgcatatgttcttttatttaatatctattTTATAAAGCATTATAAACATGgttaagaaaatataagaatacTCGCATgagtttagtttaaaaaaaactgatttttaaaataaattccaaaagtatttgttttttatttttatttttcggcAATACATAACATGATATGGACAAGGGAATAACCCTAAGAGGCAACCTAAAGGGTGCAAGAAGTATATATGGAAGCAGATGAAGAACATTGGAAACAGAAATTCTAAACTACGCCACTAACGTCTAAACTACtagaaaaatggttttttacgacggttattaAGTACTTGTAACGACGGTTGTAAATCGTCGTTGTATATAACATCGTTGAAACGCAATtgctttttacgacggttattataataaccgtctttgaaagttagaacaattcaaagacggttattacgtaataaccgtctttgaatgtagtGTCTGGttcaacattcaaagacggttattacataataaccgtctttgaatgcagTGTCTGGTTCaacattttattatgtaataaccgtctttgaatgttacATCTAGGTCGACATTCAAAGATGATTATTACCTAACAACCGCCTTTGATTGTTACATCTCCtcgacattcaaagacggttattatgtaataaccgtctttgaaagcaGTGTCTGATTTGACATTTGAATTCAAGGTATTTATTCCCTAGCAGAGGTTATGGCTGAGAGTCTGAGACAACAAATTATAGAATTCCAGGGAACAGTTACTAGTAAGTAATAGCATGGAGTCTATCTTAATTTTAGCATTTGTAAAAACACACCATCACCAGACAAAATTAGGAAGCTCTGAAATGGCTTCAGTACTTTACTCATGGCTTTTAGTAGGAGGAATCATCACATttcaaaggaaataaaattaggaTTACAATAACTCAGTATCTGATTGTAAATACCTCTAATCAAATGCATAGGGATCCTCTGCATATGGATTAAGAGACCCTTTTGAAGGATGAGGATGGCCTCCTCCTTTGATGCTCTGCATCAGTGatgtgcaaaaaagaaaaatcatatagAGTATTACTACAGCACACCAGAAAACAACATAGCATATGCAAAAACACTTATATGTCACCATTAACAAAAGTATGGACAAAGATTAATATAGCATCAGCTTATCCTATGTTCCTTTAGAAACAAAAGGGGAAAGAGAAAATTTCAGCATAAACCCTTCGTCCTTTTGCTTTTAATTATACCATATCAGTAGAGCATTAGATGATATAACTCAATAAATATTGTGGCAAAACAAGTGGACCTAGAGAAACATAGATTCTTAtagaactaattaaaaatctttcAATTTACTGAGAAAAGATAAATAGCTTCAACATTAGATAATCAACATGGAAAAGgatgaaaactaaaaaatcataaccaattaaatataaaaaaccttAAACTAATAACATCATATTATCTACTAGCACTATCATTTCTAGTATCATCAGAATGGTGTAACAATGAAGATTAAGTGTGTGTATGGATTTGTGTtcgaaaaaattgattttggatcaACCTACTTTTGTAAAATTGATAATGGTTAAAATTGAGTTCAATGtaacttgatttttaatttggataacgAAAACATATATCAGGAAAATGATTTTTACTTGTTTGGATACTTTGAatcaaaattgtttttgaataatatgtaattaccaaaatgaattttaatgtaCATGAATACTTCTTTTCTattataattaactattttcatatagaaattaataaattagaaatGGAGTAATCCTATCATATGAAAATCATTATGctaattttcaaattcaattgaaattcattaCAAAGGTTGATTAAATTTGCACTCACTGAACCCTGTCTAATGTATTCTAACACTTAGATACCAAATCATCATCAAATTCATATGCTCATCACATTTGCCACGAATAAAAATTGGTTAGATATCTTAATCACTCATAACCCATCTTTTCAGCAGAACTTTTAAGCATACATGATatcagaataaaaaaacaaattgcaaTTGGAATATCCTTACACTCATGAAACCACTAAATAGTAAGTGTAGTTACTTTCTATAGTGTTCATCTTTAAGATAGTAAAGAGCTTGAAAAGAAGCATGATTAAAGTAACAGATACCAAATCACAACCAAACCAATGTCTATCAGttaaagacacacacacacacacaatttcTGCTG is a window encoding:
- the LOC100786200 gene encoding cytochrome P450 734A1; protein product: MMMEEFKILFVFLMTLLLVLKVTISLWWRPRKIEGHFSNQGIRGPPYRFFIGNVKELVGMMMKASEKPMPFSHNILPRVLSFYHHWKKIYGATFLVWFGPTVRVTISDPDLIREIFTSKSELYEKNESPPLVKQLEGDGLLSLKGEKWAHHRKIISPTFHMENLKMLIPIMATSVVEMLEKWKAMAEEKGEVEIEVSECFQTLTEDVITRTAFGSSYEDGKAVFRLQAQQMVLAADAFQKVFIPGYRFFPTRRNINSWKLDKEIKKSLVKIIERRRKENACGKEETKRPTDLLGLMIWASNNNNNTTSNVNVTVDDIVEECKTFFFAGKHTTSNLLTWTTILLAMHPQWQIRAREELVSVCGARHIPTKEDLAKLKTLSMIVNESLRLYPPTIATIRRTKADVELGPYKIPCGTELLIPILAVHHDQATWGSNATEFNPGRFSNGVSRAARLPFAFIPFGLGARTCIGQNLALLQTKLTLAVMVRGFNFRLAPTYQHAPTVLMLLYPQYGAPIRFQPIPAPTVNCY